Proteins from a genomic interval of Lycium ferocissimum isolate CSIRO_LF1 unplaced genomic scaffold, AGI_CSIRO_Lferr_CH_V1 ctg60, whole genome shotgun sequence:
- the LOC132045147 gene encoding uncharacterized protein LOC132045147, with the protein MEAWDRLRDIFQDHQTSRAVTLEQEFTTTRMEDFSNASAYCQRLKSLADQLKNVGAPVTNSRLVFQLVSGLTDAYKGVGTQMRHAKPLLPFTEAPSSLVLEERVLAAMVSHGPPAGGPRSTTRHSPG; encoded by the coding sequence ATGGAGGCTTGGGACCGCTTACGTGATATCTTCCAAGATCATCAAACTTCTCGTGCGGTGACTCTTGAACAAGAATTCACGACGACTCGTATGGAGGATTTTTCCAATGCCTCCGCCTATTGTCAACGTCTCAAGAGCCTTGCCGATCAACTGAAAAACGTTGGGGCTCCCGTGACGAATAGCCGCCTTGTCTTTCAACTGGTCTCGGGTCTCACTGATGCATACAAAGGGGTTGGGACACAAATGCGCCATGCAAAGCCGCTCCTACCATTCACTGAGGCTCCGTCTTCTCTTGTTTTGGAAGAACGTGTACTTGCGGCTATGGTATCTCACGGTCCGCCGGCCGGTGGCCCTCGGTCGACGACGCGCCACTCCCCTGGATAA
- the LOC132045095 gene encoding E3 ubiquitin-protein ligase RSL1-like, with protein MALPILISDAKYAKELQEQYVLEDSLTSKNNALARREKLCCPNKRCSKLLILHPVEGITMNICPWCKGPFCTQCRVPWHTGRDCDEFQKEEKDRENDIRVKLLAENRKWKNCPHCNSLVEKVDGCMQITCRCKEQFCYACGETWSEMHWNC; from the exons ATGGCTCTGCCTATCCTAATATCAGATGCCAAATATGCAAAAGAACTTCAAGAGCAATATGTTCTTGAGGACTCTTTAACCTCGAAAAATAATGCTCTTGCAAGGAGGGAAAAGTTGTGCTGTCCTAATAAAAGATGTTCAAAGTTGCTCATTCTTCATCCTGTTGAAGGGATCACTATGAACATATGTCCTTGGTGCAAGGGACCATTCTGCACCCAGTGTCGAGTCCCTTGGCACACTGGGCGTGATTGTGATGAGTttcaaaaggaagaaaaagacaGAGAAAATGACATAAGGGTTAAGTTGCTTGCTGAGAATCGCAAATGGAAGAATTGCCCTCACTGCAATTCCCTTGTCGAGAAGGTTGATGGTTGTATGCAAATCACTTGCAG GTGTAAAGAACAATTTTGCTACGCATGTGGAGAAACTTGGAGCGAAATGCATTGGAATTGCTAG
- the LOC132045089 gene encoding SKP1-like protein 11 encodes MMSSEKLLTLKTRDGEEFVLEEAMAFRSLTIKNAASNYTINNTPLPINVEINTMIKVIEYWKKHSKRGISEDELMSFDKNFFKLLHNSELFDLVVAADYLADKELSNAACEQVLDKITGKTPQEIRDIFNINNDFTPTSLGG; translated from the coding sequence ATGATGTCTTCAGAAAAGCTCTTAACCTTAAAGACCAGGGACGGTGAAGAGTTTGTATTAGAAGAGGCAATGGCTTTTAGGTCACTAACCATCAAGAACGCAGCTTCAAACTACACCATTAATAATACTCCTCTGCCTATCAATGTCGAAATCAATACAATGATCAAAGTGATTGAATACTGGAAGAAACACTCGAAGAGAGGTATCTCAGAGGACGAGTTGATGAGTTTTGACAAGAATTTCTTTAAGTTATTGCACAACTCGGAATTGTTTGATCTTGTAGTAGCTGCTGATTATCTTGCCGATAAGGAGTTGTCCAATGCGGCATGCGAACAAGTTCTTGATAAAATCACAGGGAAAACACCACAAGAAATACGTGATATTTTCAACATCAACAATGATTTTACCCCTACTAGCTTGGGCGGTTGA